A single Bufo bufo chromosome 6, aBufBuf1.1, whole genome shotgun sequence DNA region contains:
- the LOC121005034 gene encoding Golgi apparatus membrane protein TVP23 homolog B-like, translating into MMRQDSNDETEDVSLFDADEETSRVSKRKKIRHPIASFFHLFFRVSAIIVYLLCELVFKSFIACMVTIILLLSCDFWAVKNITGRLLVGLRWWNQVDDDGKSHWVYESRKTGKKISSEAESRIFWLGLISCPIIWVIFAFSALFSFNVKWLAVVIMGVTLQGANLYGYIKCKVGTRQNLTSIATSYLGSQFLRQTFSREAQAES; encoded by the exons ATGATGCGACAG GACAGTAATGATGAGACGGAGGACGTTTCTCTGTTTGACGCAGATGAAGAAACCTCAAGAGTTTCCAAAAGGAAAAAGATAAG GCATCCCATTGCGTCATTTTTCCACCTGTTTTTCCGAGTGAGCGCCATCATCGTCTATCTCCTGTGTGAGCTGGTCTTCAAGAGCTTCATCGCCTGCATGGTGACCATTATTCTGCTGTTGTCATGTGACTTCTGGGCCGTGAAG AACATCACCGGGAGGTTGTTAGTGGGACTGAGATGGTGGAACCAAGTAGATGATGACGGGAAGAGCCACTGGGTGTATGAATCCAGGAAG ACCGGAAAGAAAATCTCCTCTGAAGCAGAGTCTCGGATCTTCTGGCTCGGCCTCATCTCCTGCCCCATTATTTGGGTTATCTTTGCCTTCAGCGCTTTGTTTTCATTCAATGTGAAATGGCTG GCTGTGGTAATAATGGGGGTCACTCTCCAGGGGGCCAATCTCTACGGCTACATCAAATGTAAAGTGGGCACCCGCCAGAACTTGACCAGCATCGCCACCAGTTACTTGGGTAGCCAGTTCCTCAGACAG ACGTTTTCCCGGGAAGCTCAGGCAGAGTCTTAA